A part of Ictalurus furcatus strain D&B chromosome 8, Billie_1.0, whole genome shotgun sequence genomic DNA contains:
- the cplx3a gene encoding complexin-3a — MAFMVKHMIGGQLKDLTGGLKEEKVEGEKSEATAKGMTQEEFEEYQQQLAEEKLEREASFAQKNAERATVRSHFREKYRLPKSELDEIQIQAAGKDVELPSELAKMIAEDNQEEEHKQSVLGQLSSLQDVDINQLKDKVQATFGDLKETAEKCEVM; from the exons ATGGCATTCATGGTGAAACATATGATAGGGGGACAGCTGAAGGATCTCACTGGGGGTCTCAAAGAAGAGAAAGTCGAAGGGGAGAAGTCTGAGGCCACGGCTAAGGGGATGACACAGGAGGAGTTTGAGGAGTATCAGCAGCAGCTGGCAGAGGAGAA GCTGGAGCGAGAAGCCAGCTTTGCACAGAAGAATGCGGAGAGAGCCACAGTTAGGAGCCACTTTAGGGAAAAATACAGGCTGCCCAAG AGTGAGCTGGATGAAATACAAATCCAGGCAGCGGGCAAGGATGTGGAGCTGCCCTCAGAGCTGGCTAAGATGATCGCAGAAGACAACCAAGAAGAAGAGCACAAACAGTCTGTCCTGGGTCAGCTCAGCAGCTTACAGGATGTTGATATCAACCAGCTGAAGGACAAAGTGCAGGCCACATTCGGAGACCTCAAAGAAACAGCAGAAAAATGTGAAGTCATGTGA